The following nucleotide sequence is from Halobacillus mangrovi.
TTGACGATTAAAATACGACTTATTGTTGCGTCTGTGGATAAGGCGAAGGAAATAGGCATGGACTGGTGGGAAAACGACCCTTATCTCAGTTCAAAAGCAGCTGAACAAGATACAAAAGCATTAGAACAAGAAAATGAAGAATTACAAAAGCGAATCGAGCGACTTGAGAAGAATATGCAATCAAATAGATTATAAAAAATGAGGAGTGTTTAACATGGAAACAAAAAACAAAACGGGATTGAATCATTCATCTAATCAACCAGAAGAGAACAAGGAAAATAACAAAGAAACTAACAAGAAGGATAATAAACTGCAACGCGCGGTTATCGGAGGGGTCGTTGGAGCAGCTGCTGGGCTCTTGATCAACCCTAAGAAAAAGAAAGGGGAAGATCAATCAGAAGAAAAAGACTCCTCCAGTTTTAAAGAGAAAGCAAGTAAAGCCGGAAGTAAGGCAAGCGAAAAATTCAAGAACTTCAAAGACAAGTCTAAAGAAAAATCGAAGAAAGTAACAGATAAATTTAAGAAATCAAAGAATAAAGAGGAGGAAGTCCCTCAGCTGGAGGAGGCTGCAGGTGCCCAGGATGCTCTACCCGAAACAGCTGCTTCTCTTAAGGGAGAAAACCAAAACAAACAGAGCGAAAATAAAGAACAAACGAAACAAAAAACATCCGTAGGTACCGAAGAGGAAAAAACTTCACACTCTCAAGACGCTTCTGGAGAAGCAGCTGCTTCTCTTGAGGAAGATAATCAAAACGAAGTGACGGAACAAAAGACACCTGAAAGTACCGAAGAGGAAGTAAAGACGGCGCTTACTAATGAAGATGATACACAAAAGTAATTTCCACGTCTTTAAAAAGGGGATGAAGCTATGGATGATTTGTTACTGACTTTTGTAAAAGCGGCTAATCAACACGACTTTTCTCTGGATATTACATTGAATGTTAACGGGGCCCTCGTAACGGGCACAACGGTATCCGCTAAAAAATATTTGGAAGCCATCAGCCGATCGCTGGAAGACGGCAATGATGTTTCTCAATCCATTAGTGAAAAACTATCAAAAGCCAGCCAATCGGCTAATGAATCTTCTCAAGGTGAGGTTCGTTTTGTTCATCTAAAAGATGCGCAGGTTTACAATGGCGACTCACTGCCAACGCCTTCTGAGGAGA
It contains:
- a CDS encoding gas vesicle protein — encoded protein: MAIEQSTQSNSLVDVLETVLDKGVVIAGDIRVGLADVELLTIKIRLIVASVDKAKEIGMDWWENDPYLSSKAAEQDTKALEQENEELQKRIERLEKNMQSNRL
- the gvpU gene encoding gas vesicle accessory protein GvpU produces the protein MDDLLLTFVKAANQHDFSLDITLNVNGALVTGTTVSAKKYLEAISRSLEDGNDVSQSISEKLSKASQSANESSQGEVRFVHLKDAQVYNGDSLPTPSEEKFYWRGKAEEVDGFFLGKIDAKEG
- a CDS encoding YtxH domain-containing protein, which codes for METKNKTGLNHSSNQPEENKENNKETNKKDNKLQRAVIGGVVGAAAGLLINPKKKKGEDQSEEKDSSSFKEKASKAGSKASEKFKNFKDKSKEKSKKVTDKFKKSKNKEEEVPQLEEAAGAQDALPETAASLKGENQNKQSENKEQTKQKTSVGTEEEKTSHSQDASGEAAASLEEDNQNEVTEQKTPESTEEEVKTALTNEDDTQK